The sequence taaaatgtaaaatCAATTTAACATGATAATAtactatttattaatatataatcaaaataaatcCAAATCTAGATGACAAATCCTAGACGTAGATAGATTCCAAAATTACACTCttatatcatttaaaaaaataaaaaatcaaagaacAATTCAACTACAGAAAAAAACAAAGACCATTTCAAATTGCAAGACATAAACTATCAATATATAGTTATATTAAACATCAAAATAAATCCAAATCTAGATGACAAATCCCAAACGTACGTAGATTCCAAAATTACACCCTTATACCTttttaaaaaaccaaaaaaccaaagaCCAATTCAACTACAAGACAGAAACTATGCAATTCGAGAGATGTTGATAGACCCAGCCTCATCGTATACTACGAGGACATGTTCATTTCTAGAGCCATATTTCAGAATTGTCTCTATAAGATATTACATCTACTGGCAATAGACGCACCTACAGTAATGGCAGAAGTACCAGCACTAACAGTTGTTAATGTTAGAAGACTCTGTCTGGTAAAACCGGCCATCCCAACCCCAACACAGACGATGTTCCTCTCCAATGTTGACCTTCTTTGGTTGCCCGTCAACAATGTTCAGAACCTTGTCTTCTATAAAATCTCTCCTTTAGTCGACTACAATTCATTAATCGAAGGCCTAAAGAAAAGTCTCTCCTCAGTTTTGGTGTATTTCTATCCTCTTGCTGGTCGATTGAAAATCGGGGAGTCTAGCAGAATGGAGGTCAATTGCAATGACGAAGGAGTTGAATTTACTGAAGCTTCAATCAACATACTCTTCCGAGACCTAGAAAGAGATGGGTTTCAGCGTAAGCTCTTTTTCCAAAACCTTGTTCACGAGGTCGATCCTTCTGAGAACAAGAATTCATGTAGACCGCTTCTATCAATACAGGTATTTAAAGAACTGGTGTTTTTTTCAATCATTTGCGAAACCAATATTAATTTCATTTCTATTAAAGAACATTGGGTATTTTAGGTTACAGCTTTTGAGGAAGGCGGTATATGCATCGGAACCACCCTTCATCACGTTATAGCGGATGGAAATTCGTTTTGGCATTTCATGACATCGTGGGCAGAGTGTAGCAGAGGAATCCCCATTTCCAAAGATCCTCAGCATGCCAGAGCAGTTCTCAAACGAGGAAAGACAAATCCTTCTGTTTCTTACAAAGCCCATGAGATACAAAGCAATGGGATTTCAGGGGCCAAGATTTTCAAGTTTCTAGGAGACGATTTAGAACACCTAGAAATGCCTGTTTGCGGGAATGAAGAAAAAACGCGAAGAGAGCCTTGAGAATTGGGCGGatctcaaaaataaaacagaacTGGTATACTCGACGTTCTGCTTTACGGAAGAGATGATACAAAACCTAAAACAGCGAAGTGGGGCTTCGAGTTCTTTTGTTGCAGTGGCCGCACAGTTCTGGAGATGTGTAATAAGAGCTCGTGAGGTGCCGCTGGAAGAAGTTGTTCATTTCTCATTGCTGGCTGATTGCAGGGCTCGTATTAAGCCGC is a genomic window of Cryptomeria japonica chromosome 7, Sugi_1.0, whole genome shotgun sequence containing:
- the LOC131045448 gene encoding hydroxycinnamoyltransferase-like, which gives rise to MAEVPALTVVNVRRLCLVKPAIPTPTQTMFLSNVDLLWLPVNNVQNLVFYKISPLVDYNSLIEGLKKSLSSVLVYFYPLAGRLKIGESSRMEVNCNDEGVEFTEASINILFRDLERDGFQRKLFFQNLVHEVDPSENKNSCRPLLSIQVTAFEEGGICIGTTLHHVIADGNSFWHFMTSWAECSRGIPISKDPQHARAVLKRGKTNPSKKREESLENWADLKNKTELVYSTFCFTEEMIQNLKQRSGASSSFVAVAAQFWRCVIRAREVPLEEVVHFSLLADCRARIKPPILPTYFGNCISLGVVQTTANALTNADISFAADVIQQLINSCSDESQIDHLIAWAESSKMNVGNLLRETGWQYGTNTVTSPRFPLYEIDYGWGKPVDVQVATMNEIGAMVLSCAKDGGKSILVSTCLPQHQMDLLHRLQIVSVE